A window of Rhododendron vialii isolate Sample 1 chromosome 13a, ASM3025357v1 contains these coding sequences:
- the LOC131313022 gene encoding uncharacterized protein LOC131313022 isoform X3 gives METASFRILHTLGINNRRSSKYHQSPLNHLHFPPLLSYTCRKSFNFRGNSLQFKKRFTASGSSLQQNSSQQLAVLLEVEGKSTGDEEMMLILYFNRIGWPSSLPTSEKETFMKSVLREKKKALDDLVLSKSLPLRPGVEDFIDDACDEGIPVVILTAYSRSSDKISRSIVEKLGEHRISKIKMVGNDEVEQSFYGQLVLGKGVSSSLDEQLAKEARKAASAEKQRIAEDVASMLKLSVDIDTSSPESLKKIVAAQRAGAEFAGVPVYNCVLVSGSQSGIAGAEHIGMPCIVLRSSLTSRAEFPSARAIMDGFGGADLTVSRLRNMS, from the exons ATGGAAACAGCTTCGTTTAGAATTCTGCACACTCTTGGCATCAACAACAGAAGAAGCAGCAAATACCATCAAAGCCCCCTAAACCATCTTCACTTTCCCCCTCTATTATCCTATACTTGCCGTAAAAGCTTCAATTTCCGCGGCAACAGTTTGCAATTCAAGAAGCGGTTCACAGCTTCCGGCAGCTCTCTTCAGCAGAATTCATCTCAACAACTTGCTGTTTTACTTGAAGTTGAAGG GAAGAGCACTGGTGACGAAGAAATGATGTTAATCTTGTATTTTAACAGG ATTGGCTGGCCTAGTTCTCTACCCACAAGTGAGAAGGAAACATTTATGAAAAGTGTGTTGCGAGAAAAG AAGAAGGCATTGGATGATTTGGTGTTGTCAAAAAGTTTACCTTTAAGACCTGGCGTTGAAGA TTTTATTGATGATGCGTGTGATGAAGGCATACCTGTTGTCATCCTGACAGCCTACAGTAGAAGCAGTGATAAAATATCAAG ATCCATTGTTGAAAAACTTGGTGAGCATAGAATATCGAAGATAAAGATGGTTGGGAATGATGAGGTGGAGCAGAGTTTTTATGGCCAACTTGTACTTGGTAAAGGTGTATCTTCTAGTTTGGATGAGCAACTAGCCAAAGAAGCAAGGAAAGCAG CTTCTGCTGAGAAACAAAGAATTGCAGAAGATGTTGCATCGATGCTAAAGTTAAGTGTTGATATTGATACAAGCTCACCTGAAAG CTTAAAGAAGATTGTGGCTGCACAGCGAGCAGGAGCAGAATTTGCTGGGGTCCCTGTTTACAACTGTGTGCTCGTTTCTGGAAGCCAATCTGGAATTGCTGGAGCTGAACATATAGGCATGCCTTGTATTGTTCTTCGGAGCAG TTTGACATCTAGGGCAGAGTTCCCTTCAGCAAGAGCAATAATGGACGGTTTCGGTGGTGCAGACCTGACAGTCTCTAGACTGCGGAACATGTCATGA
- the LOC131313022 gene encoding CBBY-like protein isoform X2 — protein sequence METASFRILHTLGINNRRSSKYHQSPLNHLHFPPLLSYTCRKSFNFRGNSLQFKKRFTASGSSLQQNSSQQLAVLLEVEGVLMDVYRLGNRQAFNVAFRKLGLDCANWTEPIYLDLVRKSTGDEEMMLILYFNRIGWPSSLPTSEKETFMKSVLREKKKALDDLVLSKSLPLRPGVEDFIDDACDEGIPVVILTAYSRSSDKISRSIVEKLGEHRISKIKMVGNDEVEQSFYGQLVLGKGVSSSLDEQLAKEARKAASAEKQRIAEDVASMLNLKKIVAAQRAGAEFAGVPVYNCVLVSGSQSGIAGAEHIGMPCIVLRSSLTSRAEFPSARAIMDGFGGADLTVSRLRNMS from the exons ATGGAAACAGCTTCGTTTAGAATTCTGCACACTCTTGGCATCAACAACAGAAGAAGCAGCAAATACCATCAAAGCCCCCTAAACCATCTTCACTTTCCCCCTCTATTATCCTATACTTGCCGTAAAAGCTTCAATTTCCGCGGCAACAGTTTGCAATTCAAGAAGCGGTTCACAGCTTCCGGCAGCTCTCTTCAGCAGAATTCATCTCAACAACTTGCTGTTTTACTTGAAGTTGAAGG GGTCCTAATGGATGTTTATCGCTTGGGCAACCGTCAAGCCTTCAATGTAG CATTTCGAAAGCTTGGGCTGGACTGTGCAAACTGGACTGAACCTATCTATTTAGACCTTGTAAG GAAGAGCACTGGTGACGAAGAAATGATGTTAATCTTGTATTTTAACAGG ATTGGCTGGCCTAGTTCTCTACCCACAAGTGAGAAGGAAACATTTATGAAAAGTGTGTTGCGAGAAAAG AAGAAGGCATTGGATGATTTGGTGTTGTCAAAAAGTTTACCTTTAAGACCTGGCGTTGAAGA TTTTATTGATGATGCGTGTGATGAAGGCATACCTGTTGTCATCCTGACAGCCTACAGTAGAAGCAGTGATAAAATATCAAG ATCCATTGTTGAAAAACTTGGTGAGCATAGAATATCGAAGATAAAGATGGTTGGGAATGATGAGGTGGAGCAGAGTTTTTATGGCCAACTTGTACTTGGTAAAGGTGTATCTTCTAGTTTGGATGAGCAACTAGCCAAAGAAGCAAGGAAAGCAG CTTCTGCTGAGAAACAAAGAATTGCAGAAGATGTTGCATCGATGCTAAA CTTAAAGAAGATTGTGGCTGCACAGCGAGCAGGAGCAGAATTTGCTGGGGTCCCTGTTTACAACTGTGTGCTCGTTTCTGGAAGCCAATCTGGAATTGCTGGAGCTGAACATATAGGCATGCCTTGTATTGTTCTTCGGAGCAG TTTGACATCTAGGGCAGAGTTCCCTTCAGCAAGAGCAATAATGGACGGTTTCGGTGGTGCAGACCTGACAGTCTCTAGACTGCGGAACATGTCATGA
- the LOC131313022 gene encoding uncharacterized protein LOC131313022 isoform X1 — translation METASFRILHTLGINNRRSSKYHQSPLNHLHFPPLLSYTCRKSFNFRGNSLQFKKRFTASGSSLQQNSSQQLAVLLEVEGVLMDVYRLGNRQAFNVAFRKLGLDCANWTEPIYLDLVRKSTGDEEMMLILYFNRIGWPSSLPTSEKETFMKSVLREKKKALDDLVLSKSLPLRPGVEDFIDDACDEGIPVVILTAYSRSSDKISRSIVEKLGEHRISKIKMVGNDEVEQSFYGQLVLGKGVSSSLDEQLAKEARKAASAEKQRIAEDVASMLKLSVDIDTSSPESLKKIVAAQRAGAEFAGVPVYNCVLVSGSQSGIAGAEHIGMPCIVLRSSLTSRAEFPSARAIMDGFGGADLTVSRLRNMS, via the exons ATGGAAACAGCTTCGTTTAGAATTCTGCACACTCTTGGCATCAACAACAGAAGAAGCAGCAAATACCATCAAAGCCCCCTAAACCATCTTCACTTTCCCCCTCTATTATCCTATACTTGCCGTAAAAGCTTCAATTTCCGCGGCAACAGTTTGCAATTCAAGAAGCGGTTCACAGCTTCCGGCAGCTCTCTTCAGCAGAATTCATCTCAACAACTTGCTGTTTTACTTGAAGTTGAAGG GGTCCTAATGGATGTTTATCGCTTGGGCAACCGTCAAGCCTTCAATGTAG CATTTCGAAAGCTTGGGCTGGACTGTGCAAACTGGACTGAACCTATCTATTTAGACCTTGTAAG GAAGAGCACTGGTGACGAAGAAATGATGTTAATCTTGTATTTTAACAGG ATTGGCTGGCCTAGTTCTCTACCCACAAGTGAGAAGGAAACATTTATGAAAAGTGTGTTGCGAGAAAAG AAGAAGGCATTGGATGATTTGGTGTTGTCAAAAAGTTTACCTTTAAGACCTGGCGTTGAAGA TTTTATTGATGATGCGTGTGATGAAGGCATACCTGTTGTCATCCTGACAGCCTACAGTAGAAGCAGTGATAAAATATCAAG ATCCATTGTTGAAAAACTTGGTGAGCATAGAATATCGAAGATAAAGATGGTTGGGAATGATGAGGTGGAGCAGAGTTTTTATGGCCAACTTGTACTTGGTAAAGGTGTATCTTCTAGTTTGGATGAGCAACTAGCCAAAGAAGCAAGGAAAGCAG CTTCTGCTGAGAAACAAAGAATTGCAGAAGATGTTGCATCGATGCTAAAGTTAAGTGTTGATATTGATACAAGCTCACCTGAAAG CTTAAAGAAGATTGTGGCTGCACAGCGAGCAGGAGCAGAATTTGCTGGGGTCCCTGTTTACAACTGTGTGCTCGTTTCTGGAAGCCAATCTGGAATTGCTGGAGCTGAACATATAGGCATGCCTTGTATTGTTCTTCGGAGCAG TTTGACATCTAGGGCAGAGTTCCCTTCAGCAAGAGCAATAATGGACGGTTTCGGTGGTGCAGACCTGACAGTCTCTAGACTGCGGAACATGTCATGA